A genomic stretch from Bradyrhizobium quebecense includes:
- a CDS encoding DUF7662 domain-containing protein, with amino-acid sequence MNDYDALRDYLKKQHLPEFVLTFDEIEAIIDAALPRAAHRASWWETLRSPQEKMPQREACLDAGYIATRQADGRSVRFKRMPKPR; translated from the coding sequence GTGAACGACTACGACGCGCTGCGGGATTATCTGAAGAAGCAGCATTTGCCCGAATTCGTGCTGACCTTCGACGAGATCGAGGCGATCATCGATGCGGCGCTGCCGCGCGCCGCGCACCGGGCGTCGTGGTGGGAAACCCTGCGCAGCCCGCAGGAGAAGATGCCGCAGCGCGAAGCCTGCCTCGACGCCGGCTACATCGCCACCCGTCAGGCCGACGGCAGGAGCGTCAGGTTCAAGCGAATGCCGAAGCCGCGCTAA
- a CDS encoding EAL domain-containing protein — MRLIRCLALLALGLMMFAAAPDAYAIDAVSVRSDAPAIDLTAVLDHQRSETDRIQVSTAPGTDGIVRRIEVRAREGGQNWVVFALANNTDDQLDRLIVAPHYRIVSSGLLWPDLGLSRIATITPSVGDRPERQESPTADVFRITLDPGAVVTYVAELRTDKLPQLYLWEPDAYKDKVNSFTLYQGIVIGISGLLALVLTILFVVKGSIMFPAAAALAWAVLVYIGVDFGFWGKVLDMSNNAERVWRAAGEAILAATLLVFLFAYLNLSRWHVRYSHITIGWLVFLGSLVALALFDPAVASGIARMSLVMIAFAGFALIVYLSTHGFDRAVLLIPTWFLLVVWVVAAGMTVAGSVTNDIVGPALLGGLVLIVMLIGFTVMQHAFAGGGATTGVVSDVERRALALTGSGDLIWDWDVSADKVFTSPETEALLGLKRGTLEGPAAKWLEVLHPLDQDRFRAALDSVLDQRRGRLVQDFRLRTPDGHFMWFALKARPVVGSDGEVSRVVGTLTDVTEFKNSEERMLHDSVHDNLTGLPNRRLFMDRLGAVANLAKTMPNLRPTLMVIDLDRFKQVNDSVGIAVGDSILLTLARRLTRILKPQDTLARMAGDQFGLILLSEQDPARITNFAETIRKTIRAPIAFNDREIFLTASIGLALSDPAAPLTDEIIKDAELAMYHSKRIGGDRIDVYKPAMRARKTDRLTLESDLRRAIERQEITILYQPIVRLEDRAIAGFEALARWDHPKLGRMSPSEFINVAEETGLIVDLGMFVMDQTARQLAVWQRAMRAREPIFASVNVSSRQLLRHDLIHDIRTVLSRSSVARGTLKLELTESLVMENPEHAAQMLARIRELGTGLSLDDFGTGHSSLSYLQRFPFDTIKIDQSFVRTTSRGTRPVILKSIIALAHDLGMEVVAEGAETDSDAVELYQLGCEYAQGFAFGEPMDADAATRLLTEERLEAAS; from the coding sequence GATCGACCTCACCGCGGTTCTCGACCATCAGCGCAGCGAAACCGACCGCATTCAGGTCTCCACCGCACCGGGAACCGACGGCATCGTGCGCCGCATCGAAGTTCGCGCCCGCGAGGGCGGTCAGAACTGGGTGGTGTTCGCACTCGCCAACAACACCGACGACCAGCTCGACCGCCTGATCGTCGCGCCGCACTATCGCATCGTGTCATCAGGCCTGTTGTGGCCCGACCTCGGCCTGTCGCGTATCGCCACCATCACGCCGTCGGTCGGTGATCGTCCCGAGCGGCAGGAGAGCCCGACCGCCGACGTGTTCCGCATCACGCTCGATCCCGGCGCTGTCGTCACCTATGTCGCGGAACTGCGCACCGACAAGCTGCCGCAGCTCTATCTGTGGGAACCCGACGCCTACAAGGACAAGGTCAACTCGTTCACGCTGTACCAGGGCATCGTGATCGGCATCTCGGGCCTGCTCGCGCTCGTGCTCACGATCTTGTTTGTGGTCAAGGGCAGCATCATGTTCCCCGCTGCCGCGGCGCTGGCCTGGGCGGTGCTGGTCTATATCGGCGTCGACTTCGGCTTCTGGGGCAAGGTGCTCGACATGTCGAACAACGCCGAGCGCGTCTGGCGCGCGGCGGGCGAGGCGATCCTCGCGGCGACACTGCTGGTGTTCCTGTTCGCCTATCTGAATTTGAGCAGATGGCACGTCCGCTACTCGCACATCACGATCGGCTGGCTCGTCTTCCTCGGCTCGCTGGTTGCGCTGGCGCTGTTCGATCCGGCGGTCGCCTCCGGCATCGCGCGGATGTCGCTGGTCATGATCGCCTTCGCCGGCTTCGCGCTGATCGTCTATCTGTCGACCCACGGCTTCGACCGCGCGGTGCTGCTGATCCCGACCTGGTTCCTGCTGGTGGTCTGGGTGGTCGCGGCCGGCATGACAGTCGCAGGTTCCGTTACCAACGACATCGTCGGCCCGGCCCTGCTTGGCGGCCTGGTGCTGATCGTCATGCTGATCGGCTTTACGGTGATGCAGCACGCCTTCGCCGGCGGCGGCGCCACCACCGGCGTGGTCTCCGATGTCGAGCGTCGCGCCCTGGCGCTGACTGGCTCCGGCGATCTGATCTGGGACTGGGACGTGTCCGCCGACAAGGTGTTCACCAGCCCGGAGACCGAGGCCCTGCTCGGCCTGAAGCGCGGCACGCTGGAAGGCCCGGCGGCGAAATGGCTCGAGGTACTGCACCCGCTCGACCAGGACCGCTTCCGCGCCGCGCTCGACAGCGTACTCGACCAGCGCCGCGGCCGCCTGGTGCAGGATTTCCGGCTGCGCACGCCCGACGGCCACTTCATGTGGTTCGCGCTGAAGGCGCGGCCCGTGGTCGGCTCCGACGGCGAGGTCTCGCGCGTGGTCGGCACCCTGACGGACGTTACCGAGTTCAAGAACTCCGAAGAGCGGATGCTGCATGACTCCGTGCACGACAATCTGACTGGGCTGCCGAACCGCCGGCTGTTCATGGACCGCCTCGGCGCGGTGGCGAACCTCGCCAAGACCATGCCGAACCTGCGGCCGACCTTGATGGTGATCGACCTCGACCGCTTCAAGCAGGTCAACGATTCCGTCGGCATCGCGGTCGGCGATTCCATCCTGCTGACGCTGGCGCGCCGGCTGACCCGCATCCTCAAGCCGCAGGACACGCTGGCGCGCATGGCCGGCGATCAGTTCGGCCTGATCCTGCTGTCGGAGCAGGACCCGGCGCGGATCACCAACTTCGCCGAAACCATCCGCAAAACCATCCGCGCCCCGATCGCGTTCAACGACCGCGAGATCTTCCTGACCGCGTCGATCGGCCTTGCGCTGTCCGATCCGGCGGCGCCGCTGACCGACGAGATCATCAAGGACGCCGAGCTTGCGATGTATCATTCCAAGCGGATCGGCGGCGACCGCATCGACGTCTACAAGCCGGCGATGCGGGCGCGGAAGACCGACCGCCTGACCCTGGAGAGCGACCTGCGCCGCGCCATCGAGCGGCAGGAGATCACGATCCTGTACCAGCCGATCGTGCGGTTGGAAGATCGCGCGATCGCCGGCTTCGAGGCGCTGGCGCGCTGGGACCATCCCAAGCTCGGCCGGATGTCGCCGTCGGAGTTCATCAACGTCGCCGAGGAGACCGGCCTGATCGTCGATCTCGGCATGTTCGTGATGGACCAGACCGCGCGCCAGCTCGCGGTGTGGCAGCGCGCGATGCGCGCACGCGAGCCGATCTTCGCATCGGTCAACGTGTCGTCGCGGCAATTGCTGCGCCACGATTTGATCCACGATATCAGAACCGTGCTGTCGCGCTCCTCGGTGGCGCGCGGCACGCTGAAGCTGGAGCTGACGGAATCGCTGGTCATGGAGAACCCGGAGCACGCGGCCCAGATGCTGGCGCGGATCCGCGAGCTCGGCACCGGGCTGTCGCTCGACGATTTCGGCACCGGACACTCCTCGCTGTCCTACCTGCAGCGCTTCCCGTTCGACACCATCAAGATCGACCAGTCCTTCGTCCGCACCACCAGCCGCGGCACCCGCCCGGTGATCCTGAAATCGATCATCGCGCTGGCGCACGATCTCGGCATGGAAGTGGTCGCGGAAGGCGCCGAGACGGATTCGGACGCCGTCGAGCTCTACCAGCTCGGCTGCGAATATGCGCAGGGCTTTGCCTTCGGCGAGCCGATGGACGCCGACGCCGCCACGCGCCTGCTCACCGAGGAACGGCTGGAAGCCGCAAGCTAA
- a CDS encoding sensor domain-containing diguanylate cyclase, with protein MPFQRGNDARRRWRLSAKLLIAASVATVLGFSAVCAGVMFDMRRGEEQLARRTLENLASGIEADISRNVELYDLSLRAVASNLEMPEIRGVSKELRQLILFDHAATAKHFGAIQVFDTKGNLTIDAASLDPQPENRSDEEYFAIQRDHPDTGLYVSRPMLHRGAYAIVLSRRIAGDDGRFLGVVVGSIRFSYFHDLFGRLNLTPGDTITVLRSDRTIIMRTPFDLDVIGKNLAEQLDWRSENLKVGGAFSGKGPVDDTPRLYVRRSSSSGPLYVVVGKPLEAVFNLWRTEAIRIGTIMAVLVLFVLSATLVLAREIVRRADAEDKLEELATTDALTGLKNRRKFDAEIDREWRRAGRYGQPVALLMIDADHFKAYNDTYGHQAGDQVLVGIAICISDAVRRAGDCPARFGGEEFAVLLPNMTALEAFNLAETIRGKVQQWCEGELITTVSIGVASIRPLAGQPWSDLIEAADKALYAAKANGRNQSVLATVSKIALVA; from the coding sequence ATGCCATTTCAACGGGGAAACGACGCAAGGCGGCGCTGGCGGCTATCGGCCAAGCTGCTGATCGCAGCGTCCGTTGCGACCGTCCTCGGCTTTTCCGCGGTCTGCGCCGGCGTGATGTTCGACATGCGCCGCGGCGAGGAACAGCTGGCTCGCCGCACCCTGGAGAATTTGGCGTCAGGCATCGAGGCCGACATCAGCCGCAACGTCGAGCTCTACGACCTGTCGCTGCGCGCGGTCGCCAGCAATCTGGAAATGCCGGAGATCCGCGGCGTCAGCAAGGAACTGCGCCAGCTGATCCTGTTCGATCACGCCGCGACCGCAAAGCATTTCGGCGCGATCCAGGTGTTCGACACCAAGGGCAATCTGACCATCGACGCGGCGAGCCTCGATCCGCAGCCAGAGAACCGCAGCGACGAGGAGTATTTCGCCATCCAGCGTGACCATCCCGACACCGGGCTGTATGTCAGCCGGCCGATGCTGCATCGCGGCGCCTACGCCATCGTGCTGAGCCGGCGCATCGCCGGCGACGACGGCCGCTTCCTCGGCGTCGTGGTCGGCTCGATCCGCTTCAGCTACTTCCACGATCTGTTCGGGCGGCTGAACCTCACGCCGGGCGACACCATCACGGTGTTGCGCAGCGACCGCACCATCATCATGCGGACGCCGTTCGATCTCGACGTAATCGGCAAGAACCTCGCTGAGCAGCTGGACTGGAGATCCGAGAACCTGAAGGTGGGCGGCGCGTTCTCCGGCAAGGGCCCGGTCGACGACACGCCGCGGCTCTATGTCAGGCGCAGCAGCAGCAGCGGGCCGCTTTACGTCGTGGTCGGCAAGCCGCTCGAAGCCGTCTTCAATCTGTGGCGCACCGAGGCGATCCGGATCGGCACGATCATGGCCGTTCTGGTGCTGTTCGTGCTCAGCGCGACGCTGGTGCTGGCCCGCGAGATCGTCCGCCGCGCCGACGCCGAGGACAAGCTCGAGGAGCTGGCGACCACCGACGCGCTCACCGGCCTGAAGAACCGGCGCAAGTTCGATGCCGAGATCGACCGCGAATGGCGCCGCGCCGGCCGCTACGGCCAGCCGGTCGCTCTGCTGATGATCGATGCCGATCACTTCAAGGCCTATAACGACACCTATGGGCATCAGGCCGGCGATCAGGTGCTGGTGGGAATCGCGATCTGCATTTCCGATGCGGTGCGCCGCGCCGGCGATTGCCCGGCGCGCTTCGGCGGCGAGGAATTCGCCGTGCTGCTGCCCAACATGACCGCGCTCGAGGCCTTCAACCTGGCAGAAACCATCCGCGGCAAGGTCCAGCAATGGTGCGAGGGTGAGCTGATCACGACGGTGAGCATCGGCGTCGCCAGCATCCGGCCGCTCGCCGGCCAGCCATGGTCCGACCTGATCGAAGCCGCCGACAAGGCGCTCTACGCCGCCAAGGCCAACGGCCGCAACCAGTCGGTGCTCGCCACCGTGTCGAAGATCGCGCTGGTGGCGTGA
- a CDS encoding IS110 family transposase, with the protein MNQIIRIGMDTSKHIFVLHGVDASEQPVLRKKLSRKLVLEFFAKLPPTVIGMEACGASQYWARELSKLGHEVKLMAPQLVKPYVMRNKNDGRDAEGLCEAMSRPSMRFVPVKTAEQQAALMLMGVRDGLIARRTQLTNTIRGHAAEYGLIAPKGLDAIEPLLARIAQDETLPALARELFVVLGRECVRLEGELEVVEARLMAWHRGDATGRRLAQIPSVGPIIATMLVMKTPDPGAFRSGRHFAAWLGLTPKDHSTAGKTRLGKITRAGDQDLRRLLVVGATAVIQQARRGRGHHSRWLLALIKRKPPKLAAVALANKVARIVWKLMVTGESYDAARLNAATTGTA; encoded by the coding sequence GTGAACCAGATTATCCGCATTGGGATGGATACGTCGAAGCATATTTTTGTGCTGCATGGGGTTGATGCGTCCGAGCAGCCGGTCTTACGCAAGAAGCTTTCGCGCAAACTCGTGCTGGAGTTCTTCGCCAAATTGCCGCCGACGGTGATCGGGATGGAGGCCTGCGGGGCGTCGCAATATTGGGCGCGCGAGCTTTCCAAGCTCGGTCACGAGGTGAAGCTGATGGCGCCGCAATTGGTTAAACCCTACGTGATGCGGAACAAGAATGACGGGCGTGATGCAGAAGGCCTGTGTGAAGCGATGAGCCGGCCGAGCATGCGCTTTGTGCCGGTGAAGACGGCCGAGCAGCAGGCTGCGCTGATGCTGATGGGGGTCCGCGACGGACTGATCGCCCGGCGCACCCAATTGACCAACACGATCCGCGGCCATGCGGCGGAGTATGGCCTGATCGCGCCCAAGGGACTGGACGCGATCGAACCACTGCTGGCGCGGATCGCGCAGGACGAGACGCTTCCCGCTCTGGCGCGCGAGCTGTTTGTCGTGCTGGGCCGGGAGTGCGTCAGGCTTGAGGGCGAGTTGGAGGTGGTTGAGGCCAGGCTGATGGCCTGGCACCGCGGCGATGCCACGGGCCGGCGCCTGGCTCAGATCCCCTCGGTCGGTCCGATCATTGCAACGATGCTGGTGATGAAGACACCTGATCCGGGCGCGTTCCGCTCCGGTCGTCACTTTGCGGCTTGGCTCGGCCTCACGCCCAAGGACCATTCCACCGCAGGCAAGACCAGGCTCGGCAAGATTACCCGGGCGGGCGACCAGGACCTGCGCCGTCTGCTGGTCGTCGGGGCCACGGCGGTGATCCAGCAGGCCAGGCGGGGGCGCGGTCATCACTCGCGCTGGCTGCTGGCGCTGATCAAGCGTAAGCCGCCGAAGCTTGCGGCCGTAGCGCTCGCCAACAAGGTGGCGCGCATCGTCTGGAAGCTGATGGTGACGGGTGAGAGTTATGACGCCGCACGGCTGAATGCCGCGACGACGGGTACCGCTTAA